A part of Micromonospora chersina genomic DNA contains:
- the efeB gene encoding iron uptake transporter deferrochelatase/peroxidase subunit, translating to MSEPNTDETTRGTGVSRRRAITLAGAGVAGVAGVAVGAGALLGRGDQASATETAAGAVPFHGEHQAGIITPAQDRLHFVAFDVITKDRARLVALLQEWSAAAARMTAGKDAGLIGAVGGVPEAPPDDTGEALGLPPSQLTITVGFGPTLFRDAQGRDRFGIADKRPAALADLPHFAGDALKPELSGGDICVQACANDPQVAVHAIRNLARIGMGVVSVRWSQLGFGRTSSTSRGQATPRNLFGFKDGTANLKAEDADLLREQLWAQAGDGPAWMAGGSYLVTRKIRMLIETWDRSPLAEQEMIVGRTKGSGAPLGKRAEFDEPDFAAKGDDGEPVIAETSHVRLAHPDQNDGARLLRRGYNFVDGSDGLGRLDAGLFFIAYQRDPRKQFVPIQTRLARNDAMNEYLRHVSSGLFACPPGVRDAADWWGRELFS from the coding sequence ATGAGCGAGCCGAACACCGACGAGACGACCCGCGGGACCGGTGTGTCCCGGCGCCGGGCCATCACCCTGGCCGGAGCCGGCGTGGCCGGCGTCGCCGGGGTGGCGGTCGGCGCGGGCGCGCTGCTCGGCCGTGGGGACCAGGCGTCGGCCACCGAGACGGCGGCCGGCGCGGTCCCGTTCCACGGCGAGCACCAGGCCGGCATCATCACCCCGGCCCAGGACCGGCTGCACTTCGTCGCGTTCGACGTGATCACCAAGGACCGGGCCCGGCTGGTCGCGCTGCTTCAGGAGTGGAGCGCCGCCGCGGCCCGGATGACCGCCGGCAAGGACGCCGGGCTGATCGGCGCGGTCGGCGGCGTGCCGGAGGCCCCGCCGGACGACACCGGCGAGGCGCTCGGGCTGCCCCCGTCGCAGCTCACCATCACCGTCGGCTTCGGACCGACGCTGTTCCGCGACGCCCAGGGCCGGGACCGCTTCGGCATCGCCGACAAGCGGCCCGCCGCCCTGGCCGACCTGCCGCACTTCGCCGGTGACGCGCTCAAGCCGGAACTGTCCGGCGGCGACATCTGCGTCCAGGCGTGCGCCAACGACCCGCAGGTGGCGGTGCACGCCATCCGCAACCTGGCCCGGATCGGCATGGGCGTGGTCAGCGTCCGCTGGTCCCAGCTCGGCTTCGGGCGTACCTCGTCGACGTCGCGGGGGCAGGCCACCCCGCGCAACCTGTTCGGCTTCAAGGACGGCACCGCCAACCTCAAGGCCGAGGACGCCGACCTGCTCCGCGAGCAGCTCTGGGCCCAGGCCGGCGACGGCCCCGCCTGGATGGCCGGCGGGTCCTACCTCGTCACCCGCAAGATCCGGATGCTGATCGAGACCTGGGACCGCAGCCCCCTGGCCGAGCAGGAGATGATCGTCGGCCGGACCAAGGGCAGCGGCGCGCCGCTCGGCAAGCGCGCCGAGTTCGACGAGCCGGACTTCGCCGCCAAGGGCGACGACGGCGAGCCGGTGATCGCCGAGACCTCGCACGTCCGGCTCGCCCACCCGGACCAGAACGACGGCGCCCGCCTGCTGCGCCGCGGCTACAACTTCGTGGACGGCTCCGACGGGCTGGGCCGGCTCGACGCCGGGCTCTTCTTCATCGCCTACCAGCGGGACCCGCGCAAGCAGTTCGTGCCGATCCAGACCCGGCTGGCCCGCAACGACGCCATGAACGAGTACCTGCGGCACGTCTCCAGCGGCCTGTTCGCCTGCCCGCCCGGCGTCCGCGACGCCGCCGACTGGTGGGGCCGGGAACTGTTCTCCTGA
- the efeO gene encoding iron uptake system protein EfeO has product MRTTRFVVPAAAGVLAVAGLAGCGGGDDPDAKAGGPIAVKATDSACEVGVTEVEAGQVTFKVTNSGSKVNEFYVYAAGDRVMGEVENIAPGLSRELHVELPAGTYETACKPGMSGRGIRGALKVSGTAATVAPDAALSQATASYQRYVQSQTAALLTKTEEFVAAVKANDVTRAKELYPVARTYWERIEPVAESFGDLDPKIDGREEVVEEGMPFTGFHRIEKDLWTTGDVSKDGAIADQLLVDVKAIVAKANAEKLTPLQLANGAKALLDEVASGKITGEEERYSHTDLWDFNANLEGSKAAIAALRPALEQRSPDLVKQLDTEFANVEAALGKHRAGDGWKLHTQLSKAELKELSDSINALAEPISKVAAVVAR; this is encoded by the coding sequence ATGCGTACCACTCGATTCGTCGTGCCCGCCGCCGCCGGGGTGCTCGCCGTCGCCGGTCTGGCCGGTTGCGGGGGCGGTGACGACCCCGACGCCAAGGCCGGCGGCCCGATCGCCGTCAAGGCCACCGACAGCGCCTGCGAGGTCGGCGTCACCGAGGTCGAGGCCGGGCAGGTGACCTTCAAGGTGACCAACTCCGGCTCCAAGGTCAACGAGTTCTACGTCTACGCCGCCGGCGACCGGGTGATGGGCGAGGTGGAGAACATCGCCCCGGGCCTGAGCCGTGAGCTGCACGTCGAGCTGCCCGCCGGCACGTACGAGACCGCCTGCAAGCCGGGCATGAGCGGCCGCGGCATCCGGGGCGCCCTGAAGGTCAGCGGCACCGCCGCCACCGTCGCGCCCGACGCCGCGCTCAGCCAGGCCACCGCCAGCTACCAGCGCTACGTGCAGAGCCAGACCGCCGCGCTGCTCACCAAGACCGAGGAGTTCGTGGCCGCGGTCAAGGCCAACGACGTGACCAGGGCCAAGGAGCTGTACCCGGTGGCCCGCACCTACTGGGAGCGGATCGAGCCGGTGGCGGAGAGCTTCGGCGACCTCGACCCGAAGATCGACGGCCGCGAGGAGGTCGTCGAGGAGGGCATGCCGTTCACCGGTTTCCACCGGATCGAGAAGGACCTGTGGACCACCGGCGACGTCAGCAAGGACGGCGCCATCGCCGACCAGCTCCTCGTCGACGTCAAGGCGATCGTGGCCAAGGCCAACGCCGAGAAGCTCACCCCGCTCCAGCTCGCCAACGGCGCCAAGGCGCTCCTCGACGAGGTCGCCAGCGGCAAGATCACCGGCGAGGAGGAGCGGTACTCGCACACCGACCTCTGGGACTTCAACGCCAACCTGGAGGGCTCGAAGGCGGCCATCGCCGCGCTGCGCCCCGCCCTGGAGCAGCGCTCGCCCGACCTGGTCAAGCAGCTCGACACCGAGTTCGCCAACGTCGAGGCCGCGCTCGGCAAGCACCGCGCCGGCGACGGCTGGAAGCTGCACACCCAGCTCAGCAAGGCCGAGCTCAAGGAACTCTCGGACAGCATCAACGCCCTGGCCGAGCCGATCAGCAAGGTTGCCGCGGTCGTCGCCCGATGA
- the efeU gene encoding iron uptake transporter permease EfeU — MFATYLIGLREGLEATLVVSILVAFLVKSQRRDRLPQVWAGVGLAVALSVVFGWLIEYTSTSLLARSEDRELFEAVTSVAAVVFVTWMIFWMRTAARTIAGELRGKLTEALAVGSLAVAGMAFLAVIREGLETALIFYSAAQSAAGGTGAGALLSLAGGVATAVVIGFLLYRSALKINLSKFFTWTGALLILVAAGILKYGVHDFQEAGVLPGLNNQAFDISSTLDPNAWYGALLAGMFNITAAPTVLEMIAWVAYAVPVLVLFLRKPAAPARPAAPAAPPAAPAAPPAATGDGASTPTEPAAATTPTEPAAAEAPTTTATQRA; from the coding sequence ATGTTCGCCACCTACCTGATCGGCCTGCGAGAGGGCCTGGAAGCGACCCTCGTGGTCAGCATCCTGGTCGCCTTCCTCGTGAAGTCGCAGCGGCGTGACCGCCTGCCGCAGGTCTGGGCCGGGGTCGGCCTGGCCGTGGCGCTCTCCGTCGTCTTCGGCTGGCTGATCGAGTACACCTCGACCTCGCTGCTGGCGCGCTCCGAGGACCGCGAGCTGTTCGAGGCCGTCACCTCGGTGGCCGCCGTCGTCTTCGTGACCTGGATGATCTTCTGGATGCGCACGGCCGCCCGGACGATCGCCGGCGAGCTGCGCGGCAAGCTGACCGAGGCGCTCGCCGTCGGCTCCCTCGCGGTCGCCGGCATGGCCTTCCTCGCGGTGATCCGGGAGGGCCTGGAGACCGCGCTGATCTTCTACTCCGCCGCGCAGAGCGCGGCCGGCGGCACCGGCGCCGGCGCGCTGCTCTCGCTGGCCGGCGGCGTCGCCACCGCCGTGGTGATCGGCTTCCTGCTCTACCGCAGCGCCCTGAAGATCAACCTGAGCAAGTTCTTCACCTGGACCGGCGCGCTGCTGATCCTGGTCGCCGCCGGCATCCTCAAGTACGGCGTGCACGACTTCCAGGAGGCCGGCGTGCTGCCCGGCCTGAACAACCAGGCCTTCGACATCTCCTCGACGCTCGACCCCAACGCCTGGTACGGCGCGCTGCTCGCCGGCATGTTCAACATCACCGCCGCCCCGACCGTGCTGGAGATGATCGCCTGGGTGGCCTACGCGGTCCCGGTGCTCGTCCTCTTCCTGCGCAAGCCGGCCGCCCCGGCACGGCCCGCCGCACCCGCCGCCCCGCCGGCAGCGCCTGCCGCCCCGCCGGCCGCGACCGGCGACGGCGCGAGCACGCCGACCGAGCCGGCCGCCGCGACCACGCCGACCGAGCCGGCCGCCGCCGAGGCTCCCACCACCACCGCGACCCAGCGCGCCTGA